The Denticeps clupeoides chromosome 4, fDenClu1.1, whole genome shotgun sequence genome segment ATCATCAATGGACTTCCTATAATTGTTTAATGAGTGTTAACAGTAACACAACAGCGATGCCTATTGCATGCTCttgctaccctggaagggggttccTCTCTGAATTACTTCccaatgtttttttcctccatttgaGTTTTCTAGGGAGTTGTCCtttgtgtccagagagggtctaaGTATGAGGGGTGTTATCTGTAGTGGTTGTTATGCTGTGGCATGGCAGCAAGACACGAATGAATTGTGGCAACTGAATCCAGATGTCACGGCAGCGCAGCCCATATACAATGGGACTCGCCGACTGGGCAACGCAAAACACAATCAAGTTTGTGATCTCCACTGCCAAGCTTTTCCGAAGCCGTAAAATGATAATCAGAGAGGGTAAAACATGCAGGCCCATCTGCAGCCCGTGGATGAGGATTGTACGCTGCCCCTTTGAGTTGGCCTGGGAGAAGTGTCCTGCACGGTAGCCCTCCAGGTAGATAAGAACATAGCTGGCCACAATGAGGATCATGAGGACACCGAGCTGTGCAAGCCCACTGATCCGGGGGGCACTGCCTTCCAGAGCTGTCGAGCAAGGAGTCTCCTGAGCCTTCAACTTCTGCCATGGTGTGTTGATACAGGAGAGGACAGTGAACACCACGGGGTTGAAGAACACTAGGAGCCATGCGGTAAACACGATGAAGTGTCGGCTGCGATGGATCAGGTCGGGGCTGCGCAGAGgccagcacacagacacacaagtcTTCAGCGACATCAGGGTGAGGGTTACCATGAGGCCTCGTGCAAAGACCACTTGCACATCAAAGAGCAGCCAGCAGGCCAGGCGGACAGTGGGCACATGGAGGGCACGAATACTGTGCATCACTGTGGCAGCAGCATTGAAGCCAGTGATGCAGATGCAGTGTTGGCAGAGGAGGATGTACCCAGTATTCCTCTGCAGCTCCCGGGTGCTTTTCACAGTGACTAGAATCAAGAAGGTAAAGATTCCTGTGACAACGAAGGCTCCTGAGTGCATAATTGTCTTCACAGAGTCCATCAGTGTGGCATTTTCTGTTAGGTTGGAGATGTTTGCTGGACCTGACCCAAAGTAAACACAGTGGGGAAccatgagttaaaaaaaatcaaagagaAAATCAAAAGAGAATTAAAGTGTGGTTGGGCCAGTTATCCTGAAAGGTTTAGAGCCATTTATTACACTAAATAGTCAATATGGATATATACCTGGATGGATCCACCTTTTTAATGAGTACAAGATACACTAACACTTTAGAACCAGAAAGGAGAAGACACTCTCACTGATTTGACCCGTGAGGGTCTTCAGTGTTAGGGAAGAAGAGGTCAGGGGAGTCAGAGGGTTAAATAGAGATAAAATtatgctttgtagaaagcagtgtTGAAGAGGTGAAGACGAGGCAGAATGAAGGTCATCTGGAATGAAGGGGGTATAGTGGCTAGTCTTGGGTCCCGTAGGTAGAGTGAGAGAACAGAAAGGGGTGGTCAGagtgtgaagtggagtggaagaatgGTCGGTTGTTGGGGAGGGATGACTGAAGGCCAGGTCCCTCCTTCCTGTGTGGGAAATGCTGTTGGCCAAGGAGAAAGAGTGTAGAAGGGGTAGAAGGCAAGAGGGTTGGAGCTTCTCAGTGGCACGTTGAAGTCACAAAGGAGAGTAGTGGGGTGTCTGTGGGAAAATTGCTGAGTAGTGTccaattcattaattaaaagtTACAAGTGACCACAGAGGGTGATATATGACAATGAGAAAGGTTAATATTTTAAACTGACAGAGTTGCATTtcattggaactcaagactaattgttgttGATAAAGATCGTCTGTACATTATGCAGATATTTATAGAGGTCATTATGTGAAGTTGCACATGCCTTTTACCTTAAGCAGTGTATAAGTGCTCTCTCATGACAGTGAGAGGACCTGAGGGTGAGGGTGAAGAAGACAGGACCGGAGGAGGCTGGTTGTAACCATCTCCTCCTTGTAaccgtgtgtgtatatgtttggtACCGGCAGAATAATTGTGCCCACCTCTGGGAAGTGACCTTAATGATTCCGATATTTGATCTTGctataaatgttctttttgtctAAAAATACTTTGTACAAAAACGGTACAATAAATTGTATAATTGTGGCACTCAAATTGTACTGTATCATTTGCTAGATCTCTGCAAAGAGTACTACAATAAATCTATAACACAGGAGTAGCTCAGCGTACAGGgtaacaaatacatttgcacATTGCAGTTCTTAAATTGACAGAATAGATGACAAATCACTATGTAACAATAATTTGGACTGTTACTTACATTGGTTCAAAAACACataatcatgcaaaaaaaataatcttaatCTTACCTGTTTGAACCTCAACAGACAGCTCCAATTTGATACTCCAGTTTGACATGGCTCACTACCAGCCTGGTCTCTTTGCCTTATTGCCCAACATAATTTTTGTTCAGCCCACTTCAATCCACCTTTTCTGCTTCTGTGATCTTATAGTGATCATTATTCAAAAAACCTGTGAGAATCCCACCTCCATCTTTTGTTCCAGGGTCAGTGAATATCCATTGACATTTTTGTTGATCTGGCCTGAGGAGTCTCGCAGTTTGTAAGCCTTTaaaaccactgccccaataccGACAGTGTCATTTTTGCTCATATGCTggtgtttttttgctgttgctcTCTATGCAGTGTGGTTGTATACttttgctggaaaaaaaaaatcacgtctTCTGATCAGGCATGACTATGAATCATGTCTGCCACATCCGGACAGGGTAACCAGTGCAAGCAATATTCATGCAGAAAGGTCACTCGACAGATGTTTACACAGGGAAACCTCAATCAGGCTTTGTTCAATCTTAGTGTGGGAATATAAAGGGAATACAGGGAATGCTTGTGCTGATGAAAGCAGCTTCATGTTGTCCCATATTGTCCATACCCAACTACTGCTATATATAGTGCTTATGCTTACATATATTGAAATCTGTGTTACATAAAGATTCCTATTTTCAACAATCTGAATATTGTGATGAATCCAATATTTCAATATAGTTGAAAATGAATACACAGATGtgacatatatttaaaataacacacatttaaaacatctttgaaaatcttttaattttcataaaaaCGTCCAACTGCACCGAAATCGATTGGCCTGGGGATCATAAGACACAAGCCACCTGCTCCACATCTGGTGGGATCTGGTTTTGGTCAATGATTGTTAATGAGACATCATGTCCCGCATGGTCTGAAAAAGTTTCATAAAAGATGAAGAAGGATCTGCCACATGAATAAGACATTAGTGACTGAAACATGAAcagcagtaaaataaaacacaactcaCACCTTAATGGCAACACAGAAATAACtaatactttcttttttataGTCATGTTTGTAATCACTCTTCTTGGAAAAAATACAGTAGGCTGACACAGAAGGGCTGTTATGATGAAGGtcttcaataaaaatataattcttCAGAATATATAATGTATTGTAATGTATAAAGCTATTTGTTTGACTTggtttttgattaaaaaaaatactccaAAACACATCCCAGATCATTTGTTTGTGAGTGTATACatgcattatttcattatatcaAGTATGTACTtccaaaaatctaaataaatccATAAACCACATGCAAAAAATAAGTGGATTTTTTCATTGTAAGGCATCACCAGAGCCGGTCCAGGTGCCTGCCTTGCAGCTTGACATCTTCTGACATCACCTAGAGCCATTTGCTGTGCCTGATCAGAGGTCATAAGGAaaacaattcattaaaatacaatGAAACTAGTGCTAATGTGTTAAAGAGAAACAACATCTAAAAACTCATAAAAGTATTATGAATAACCCTCATTCTCCATGATCGAAAACATGAAGTAACATAGTGTGTTCTGTTACACTGAATATGCAGAATGGAATGGTGCCTGGATATAGCTGCATGtgttaaacatttattaatgagTTTCATCAGTTTCATCCGTTCTTGGATGAAAACAACTTCATGTTGTTCTGAAAAGGGTATCAAATCAAGACTGGATAATACTAGGACAGTTAAATGGATAATTGGCCCGAGCCATACATGAATTTGCTCTTTTGAGCTTCTTATAGCACTTAAGATTGACTGTAAGACACTTTGTATTAAACCATCAGATgcaatgtaaattaaattaacaacAGTTAATatacagtggggaaaaaaatatttggcagccaccgattgtggaAGCAGGGGGGAGGAAggtaccatctccacacacatcgctgcccactgctcactaaggtgatgggttaaaagcagagagcACAAgccattgtgtgcaccatgtgtttgctgtgctgcaatgtttcacaatgaatcccatttatacaaataaattatttgaaaaccatacaatgtgatttcctgtgTTCTGCCT includes the following:
- the LOC114787831 gene encoding uncharacterized protein LOC114787831, whose product is MVPHCVYFGSGPANISNLTENATLMDSVKTIMHSGAFVVTGIFTFLILVTVKSTRELQRNTGYILLCQHCICITGFNAAATVMHSIRALHVPTVRLACWLLFDVQVVFARGLMVTLTLMSLKTCVSVCWPLRSPDLIHRSRHFIVFTAWLLVFFNPVVFTVLSCINTPWQKLKAQETPCSTALEGSAPRISGLAQLGVLMILIVASYVLIYLEGYRAGHFSQANSKGQRTILIHGLQMGLHVLPSLIIILRLRKSLAVEITNLIVFCVAQSASPIVYGLRCRDIWIQLPQFIRVLLPCHSITTTTDNTPHT